CCCCGCCGTCGTACACCGAAAGCCCCTTTTGCCTGGCCATGGCTTTAACGGCCGGAAGTCCGGAACTGCGGGTAAAGGAAAGAGCGCCTGTTGGACATGTTTTGGTGCATGCCGGTTCCATTCCCATGGACTGGCGATCGAAGCACATGGTGCACTTGAACGCCTTGTCCACGCCGGCGCCCTCTGCGTTACCTCTATCGAAACGCGGGATATCGAACGGGCAGCCGAAGACACAGTACTTACAGCCGGTGCAAACGTCCTGATTGATGACGACAGCCCCATTGCTGTCCCGTGTAATGGCGCCGGGAACCGGACAGGCCTTCATGCACCCGGCATCCGAGCAATGCATGCACCGGTCCTGGCCGAAGAACCAGCTCAGGCCTCCGTCCTTCTCCACCTCGTTGAAAAGTATCCTGGTGTAGGTGCTGTAGGAGAGGTCCGGGGGGTTCTCGTAGCTGCCGTGATTCTCCGTTACCACCGCCGAAAGGTTATTCCACTGCTTACAGGCTGTCTGGCAGCCGCGGCAGGCAGTACATTTGGATGTATCGATTACTATCATTTTCTCAGCCACTCAAATCACCCCCTTCCTATGCCTTCTTGACGTTGACCATAAAGGCCTTCGTCTCAGGAATCATTGTGTTGGCATCCCCAACGGATGGCGTCAACAGGTTTGAAGAATCGCCGAAGGTGTGGTTGCTGTACTCTTTGCCATTGGCCATGACGTCGTTTTCCTTTGTGGTGGCCCATCCGAAGCACCAGGGCAGGCCCACCTGGTGAACGGTAGTACCCGCCACCTTGAACGGCTGGAAGCGCTTCGTCACAATGGCAACCGCGTCCACGCTTGAACGGACGGAGGAGACAACGACCTTGTCCCCG
This sequence is a window from bacterium BMS3Abin14. Protein-coding genes within it:
- the fdoH gene encoding formate dehydrogenase-O iron-sulfur subunit produces the protein MAEKMIVIDTSKCTACRGCQTACKQWNNLSAVVTENHGSYENPPDLSYSTYTRILFNEVEKDGGLSWFFGQDRCMHCSDAGCMKACPVPGAITRDSNGAVVINQDVCTGCKYCVFGCPFDIPRFDRGNAEGAGVDKAFKCTMCFDRQSMGMEPACTKTCPTGALSFTRSSGLPAVKAMARQKGLSVYDGGALNTHVVFLLEDKPSVYGLPDKPALPAATYLRSVLKPLGVVLFLAGVFAAIAHFVAIGPGETDEEGGDSDV